A window of Rhododendron vialii isolate Sample 1 chromosome 13a, ASM3025357v1 contains these coding sequences:
- the LOC131313532 gene encoding RAN GTPase-activating protein 1, with amino-acid sequence MDSTNQVRSFSIKLWPPSHSTRLLLVERMTKNLTTPSIFSRKYGLLTKEEAEEDAKQIERLAFVFANQHHEKEPDGDGSSAVQLYAKESSKLMLEVLKRGPITKEAEEVMISEKVKASGEIIFDISGGRRAFIDAEEAEELLKPLRQPGNKYYKICFSNRSFGLDAAHVVEPILASLRDQLTEVDLSDFIAGRPEDEAIEVMNIFSSALEGCELRYLNLSNNALGEKGIRAFEALLRSQNNLEELYLMNDGISEEAARAVCELIPSTKKLRILQFHNNMTGDEGAIAISELVEQSPLLEDFRCSSTRVDSEGGVALANALGKCSHLKKLDLRDNMFGVEAGVALSKALLGFSDLTEIYLSYLNLEDEGSKTLANALIKSAPSLEVLDMSGNDITIKAVPDLAACIAAKQFLTKLNLAENELKDDGTILIAKVLEEGHGQLSEVDLSANGIRRAGARVLAQVVVQKPGFKLLNLNSNFISDEGVDELKGIFKRAPDMLGPLDENDPEGEDLDEEDEEEGAADHEDELESKLKDLKIKPEE; translated from the coding sequence TCGCTCATTCTCAATTAAACTATGGCCCCCCAGTCATAGTACGAGGTTGCTGCTTGTGGAGCGAATGACCAAGAATCTTACCACTCCGTCCATATTTTCCAGAAAATATGGTCTTTTGACTAAAGAAGAAGCTGAGGAGGATGCCAAGCAAATTGAAAGACTggcttttgtttttgcaaaCCAGCATCATGAGAAGGAGCCGGATGGTGATGGAAGTTCAGCAGTGCAACTTTATGCTAAAGAATCCAGTAAACTTATGCTTGAAGTTCTCAAAAGAGGCCCCATAACAAAGGAAGCTGAGGAAGTGATGATATCTGAGAAAGTTAAAGCGTCTGgtgaaattatttttgacatATCTGGAGGCCGGCGGGCTTTTATTGATGCAGAGGAGGCTGAAGAGTTGCTAAAGCCACTGAGGCAACCAGGAAATAAGTATTATAAGATATGTTTCAGTAATAGAAGTTTTGGCCTGGATGCAGCTCATGTTGTTGAGCCAATCTTGGCATCGCTCAGGGACCAACTAACAGAAGTTGACCTATCAGATTTCATTGCCGGAAGGCCAGAGGATGAAGCTATTGAAGTGATGAATATATTTTCATCAGCACTGGAAGGCTGTGAACTTAGGTATTTGAATCTCTCAAATAATGCCTTAGGTGAAAAGGGTATAAGGGCATTTGAAGCGCTCCTAAGGTCACAGAATAATTTGGAGGAACTGTACTTGATGAATGATGGAATCTCGGAGGAAGCCGCACGAGCAGTGTGTGAGCTGATTCCTTCCACTAAGAAACTTAGAATCCTTCAGTTTCATAATAACATGACAGGAGATGAAGGGGCAATTGCTATTTCTGAACTTGTGGAACAATCTCCTTTGTTGGAGGATTTCCGGTGTTCTTCTACTAGGGTAGACTCCGAGGGTGGAGTTGCATTGGCTAATGCTCTTGGAAAATGTTCTCATTTAAAGAAACTGGATTTACGCGACAATATGTTTGGTGTGGAAGCTGGAGTTGCTTTAAGCAAGGCTTTGTTGGGATTTTCTGATCTCACTGAGATTTATCTCAGTTATTTGAATCTTGAGGATGAGGGATCCAAAACTCTTGCTAATGCTCTGATAAAATCTGCTCCTTCGCTTGAGGTGTTGGATATGTCTGGAAATGATATCACCATCAAAGCAGTGCCTGATTTGGCAGCCTGTATTGCTGCAAAGCAATTTCTCACCAAGTTAAATTTGGCTGAAAATGAATTGAAGGATGACGGTACTATTTTGATTGCAAAGGTACTGGAAGAAGGTCATGGGCAATTAAGTGAAGTTGATCTGAGTGCTAATGGAATAAGAAGGGCTGGAGCTAGGGTATTGGCTCAAGTTGTTGTGCAGAAACCTGGGTTTAAGTTGCTGAATCTCAATAGTAATTTCATATCTGACGAAGGGGTTGATGAGCTGAAGGGGATATTCAAGCGTGCTCCGGATATGCTTGGGCCTCTGGATGAGAATGATCCAGAAGGAGAAGACCTTGACGAGGAGGATGAAGAGGAGGGGGCTGCTGATCATGAGGATGAATTGGAGTCCAAGCTTAAGGATCTCAAAATTAAGCCAGAGGAGTAG
- the LOC131313539 gene encoding uncharacterized protein LOC131313539 — protein sequence MHKQAAKRHFQSDSSSANLKYKRLYFDSQKKNEALTKENYELSKNLAIAMGKIEGLAESSRVCSGLLGKLQDVLLISNLGKATETAMNLSSQAVLCRCSSPSGVGDPKVAVKKKAKGVGEPKVAVKKKAKGKNN from the exons ATGCATAAACAGGCTGCCAAGAGGCACTTCCAAAGTGACAGCTCCAGTGCCAATCTTAAATACAAAAGACTGTATTTTGATTCACAGAAGAAG AATGAAGCCTTGACAAAGGAAAATTATGAGCTTTCTAAGAACTTGGCGATTGCTATGGGGAAAATTGAAGGG CTTGCAGAATCAAGTCGTGTTTGTTCAGGCTTACTGGGAAAATTGCAGGATGTGCTCTTGATCTCTAATCTCGGAAAAGCTACCGAAACTGCAATGAATCTATCGTCACAAGCAGTACTTTGCCGTTGTTCTTCTCCCAGTGGTGTTGGTGACCCCAAAGTTGCCGTGAAGAAAAAGGCAAAAGGTGTTGGTGAACCCAAAGTTGCCGTGAAGAAAAAGGCAAAaggcaaaaataactaa
- the LOC131313535 gene encoding uncharacterized protein LOC131313535, translating to MSCISSSPRFSPSSDKRFWSALHSRIDTLLENRKPIPTQPSSGEIDGAKTMRVDSLLLLRGFDSVGYSLSQLSQNLDNALQGARDLARPPTMTEIYQSAMERAESKQEEENDEGKRGLKRKSEAQTCTEEEFDSKEEGKLKKAKNLAISMAAKATSLARELKSMKSDLCFMQERCAFLEEENTKLRDGFSEGIRPEEDDLVRLQLEALLAEKSRLANENANLTRENQCLHQIVEYHQLLTSQDLSESYSEDLIRGLCLDFSSPPPPIPEEEYRDGNEHEDGNQVTRTPQTDRFGWCTSLDEVQEDC from the exons ATGAGCTGCATTAGTTCATCTCCCCGCTTTAGCCCTTCTTCAGATAAGCGCTTCTGGAGCGCTCTCCATAGCCGGATCGACACCCTTCTCGAGAATCGCAAGCCTATCCCAACTCAACCG agttcTGGGGAAATTGATGGGGCAAAGACCATGAGGGTAGACTCGTTGCTTTTGCTTAGAGGGTTTGACTCTGTTGGctattctctctctcagctTTCTCAAAACCTGGACAATGCTCTTCAG GGAGCAAGAGATCTGGCCAGACCACCAACAATGACTGAAATATATCAAAGCGCAATGGAGAGGGCCGAAAgcaaacaagaagaagagaatgATGAAGGAAAGAGAGGATTGAAGAGGAAGTCTGAAGCTCAAACATGTACGGAGGAAGAATTTGATTCAAAAGAAGAGGGGAAGCTCAAGAAGGCCAAAAAT CTTGCAATTTCCATGGCAGCAAAAGCAACCTCACTTGCAAGAGAACTGAAATCAATGAAATCGGACTTGTGTTTTATGCAAGAAAGATGTGCTTTCCTTGAGGAGGAGAATACGAAACTCCGCGATGGATTTTCTGAAGGGATTAGACCTGAGGAAGATGATCTG GTGAGGCTTCAATTAGAGGCCCTGCTAGCTGAGAAATCCAGATTAGCAAATGAGAATGCAAATCTAACTAGGGAGAACCAGTGCCTTCATCAAATAGTGGAATACCACCAACTCCTCACTTCCCAGGATTTATCAGAATCCTATTCCGAGGATTTAATACGCGGATTGTGTTTGGACTTCTCTTCCCCGCCACCACCAATACCAGAAGAGGAGTATAGAGATGGAAATGAGCATGAAGATGGTAACCAAGTTACAAGGACACCACAAACAGATCGTTTCGGGTGGTGCACTTCTCTTGATGAAGTGCAAGAAGATTGCTGA